In Deltaproteobacteria bacterium, one genomic interval encodes:
- a CDS encoding pyruvate carboxylase subunit B, with product MEGKKVGIMETVLRDAHQSLLATRMRTEDMLPIAAEIDKVGFWSVEMWGGATFDACLRYLNEDPWERLRLIRAAMPNTRLQMLLRGQNIVGYRNYPDDAVESFVEKSAENGIDVFRVFDAMNDIRNMKTSIDTVKRTGKTLEAAVSYTISPVHSTQYFVDFADKLVDAGTDVLAVKDMAGLLSPYVASELIAALKDRFDVPVHLHSHCTTGMAQMAYIMAVEAGVDIVDTAISTLSDGTSQPATEAVVVALKGTPYDTGLDLQQLARIAEYFNEVRGKYGEFESAISNRVNADIVESQIPGGMLSNLVSQLRQQNAENRLDEVLTEVQAVRKDLGYPPLVTPTSQIVGSQATLNVLMGKRYGVVTMEVRNYVMGHYGEPPGTVSEEMKAMVLGKKDPITCRPADLLKPCMEKKREEIGDLAASEEDVLSYTLFPDVAKDYFQRRGEQDDAAAGASA from the coding sequence ATGGAAGGGAAGAAAGTCGGCATCATGGAAACCGTGCTCAGGGACGCTCACCAGTCCCTGCTGGCGACGCGCATGCGCACCGAAGACATGCTGCCCATCGCGGCGGAGATCGACAAGGTCGGTTTCTGGTCGGTGGAGATGTGGGGCGGGGCCACTTTCGACGCCTGCTTGCGGTACCTGAACGAGGATCCCTGGGAGCGCCTGCGGCTGATCCGCGCCGCCATGCCCAACACCCGCCTGCAGATGCTGCTGCGGGGCCAGAACATCGTGGGATACCGCAACTACCCCGACGACGCCGTCGAGTCGTTTGTCGAGAAGTCCGCGGAGAACGGCATCGACGTCTTCCGGGTGTTCGACGCCATGAACGACATCCGCAACATGAAGACCTCAATCGACACCGTGAAGCGCACCGGCAAGACCCTGGAGGCCGCGGTTTCCTACACCATCAGCCCCGTGCACTCGACGCAGTACTTCGTCGACTTCGCCGATAAGCTCGTGGACGCCGGCACCGACGTGCTGGCGGTGAAGGACATGGCCGGGCTGCTGTCGCCCTACGTGGCATCGGAACTCATCGCGGCGCTGAAGGATCGCTTCGACGTCCCCGTCCACCTGCACTCCCACTGCACCACGGGCATGGCGCAGATGGCCTACATCATGGCCGTGGAAGCCGGGGTGGACATCGTCGACACGGCCATCTCCACGCTCTCCGACGGCACCTCCCAGCCCGCCACCGAAGCCGTGGTGGTGGCCCTCAAGGGCACGCCGTACGACACCGGACTCGACCTCCAGCAGCTCGCCCGCATCGCCGAGTACTTCAACGAGGTGCGCGGCAAGTACGGCGAGTTCGAGAGCGCCATCAGCAACCGCGTCAACGCCGACATCGTCGAGTCGCAGATCCCCGGCGGCATGCTCTCGAACCTGGTCTCCCAGTTGCGGCAACAAAACGCCGAGAACCGGCTGGACGAGGTGCTCACCGAGGTCCAGGCGGTGCGCAAGGACCTGGGCTACCCGCCGCTGGTGACCCCCACCAGCCAGATCGTGGGTTCACAGGCCACCCTGAACGTCCTCATGGGGAAACGCTACGGCGTGGTGACCATGGAAGTGCGCAACTACGTCATGGGGCATTACGGCGAACCACCGGGCACGGTGAGCGAAGAGATGAAGGCCATGGTCCTGGGAAAGAAGGATCCCATCACCTGCCGCCCCGCCGACCTCCTGAAACCCTGCATGGAGAAGAAACGCGAGGAAATCGGCGACCTCGCCGCAAGCGAGGAAGACGTGCTTTCCTACACGCTGTTCCCGGACGTCGCCAAGGACTACTTTCAGCGGCGGGGAGAGCAGGACGACGCGGCCGCCGGGGCATCCGCGTAA
- a CDS encoding ATP-binding protein has translation MKDLWKNSPATRLWLCYAAFLACFAILFPAFVHLHFPIIPAPGTDGYAVHSWFMILFWLLFALGLVGGVVWLQRARRRVADMVAFCRKADAATPTGKALAVRRRDDLGALEQGLNGLARAFTGRLEDMKAERERLQSILSCMMEGVIVLDTKGKVILVNQTAQGIFKLPADDSVLGMSTVEVSRHPEMQSLIQDVLNSDTDSDSVHRELSLGDDRWFAANAVRLEHSRQGLLGYVLVFHEVSELKRLERIRADFVANVSHEMRTPLTAIQGYAETLLHNPPDDPRMALQFLNIVTRHSERLGRLIDDLLALSDLEMGNANVRMQEVAVQPLLDRVLELFRDQAQKKHIRLNAHVGADTQNILGDEDRLQQLLINLVDNALKYTSADGSVQVQAQPAADGAHPPRVVLNVSDTGCGIPDKDLPRLTERFYRVDKARSRELGGTGLGLAIVKHIAQAHDGELQIESRLGKGTRVSVYLLAAHGRLAVPVRAPSVKPVVA, from the coding sequence ATGAAAGATCTCTGGAAAAATAGCCCGGCAACCAGACTGTGGCTCTGCTATGCGGCGTTTCTCGCCTGCTTTGCCATCCTGTTTCCCGCCTTCGTCCATCTGCACTTCCCGATCATCCCGGCGCCCGGGACGGACGGCTACGCCGTTCACTCGTGGTTCATGATCCTGTTCTGGCTGCTGTTCGCACTGGGGCTGGTGGGGGGCGTCGTGTGGCTGCAACGTGCGCGCCGCCGGGTCGCGGACATGGTGGCCTTCTGCCGGAAGGCCGATGCGGCCACGCCGACAGGCAAGGCACTCGCTGTCCGTCGGCGAGACGACCTCGGAGCGCTTGAACAAGGCCTCAACGGGCTGGCTCGGGCATTCACCGGCCGCCTCGAGGACATGAAGGCGGAAAGGGAACGGCTCCAGTCCATCCTGAGTTGCATGATGGAAGGGGTGATCGTGCTGGACACCAAGGGCAAGGTGATCCTGGTGAACCAGACGGCCCAGGGAATCTTCAAGCTGCCGGCGGACGACAGCGTATTGGGCATGTCCACGGTGGAGGTCTCCCGCCACCCCGAAATGCAATCGCTTATCCAGGACGTGCTCAACAGCGACACCGACAGCGACTCCGTCCACCGGGAGTTGTCGCTCGGGGACGACCGCTGGTTCGCGGCGAACGCGGTGCGCCTGGAGCATTCCCGACAGGGACTCCTGGGCTACGTGCTGGTTTTCCATGAAGTCAGCGAATTGAAGCGGCTCGAACGCATCCGCGCCGATTTTGTCGCCAACGTCTCCCACGAGATGCGCACGCCGCTGACCGCCATCCAGGGCTATGCAGAGACGCTGCTGCACAACCCTCCCGACGACCCCCGTATGGCGCTGCAGTTCCTCAACATCGTCACGCGCCACTCCGAGCGCCTCGGCCGTCTGATCGACGACCTCTTGGCGCTGTCCGATCTGGAAATGGGCAACGCGAACGTACGCATGCAGGAGGTGGCCGTCCAGCCGCTGCTGGACCGGGTCCTGGAGCTGTTTCGCGACCAGGCCCAGAAGAAGCACATCCGCCTGAACGCTCACGTCGGCGCGGACACGCAGAACATCCTCGGAGACGAGGACCGGCTCCAGCAGTTGCTCATCAACCTCGTCGACAACGCCCTCAAGTACACTTCCGCGGACGGCAGCGTACAGGTCCAGGCCCAGCCCGCCGCTGACGGCGCCCACCCGCCCAGGGTCGTGCTGAACGTGTCCGACACCGGCTGCGGCATCCCGGACAAGGACCTCCCACGACTCACGGAACGCTTCTACCGTGTCGACAAGGCGCGTTCACGGGAATTGGGAGGCACCGGACTCGGCCTCGCCATCGTGAAGCACATCGCCCAAGCCCACGACGGCGAGCTGCAAATCGAGAGCCGGCTGGGTAAGGGCACCCGGGTCTCCGTCTACCTGCTCGCGGCCCACGGTCGCCTGGCGGTGCCCGTCCGCGCCCCGTCGGTCAAGCCCGTGGTTGCGTGA